From a region of the Methanoculleus receptaculi genome:
- a CDS encoding TrkH family potassium uptake protein, protein MDRIEWFSIIARDIGSILRFVSVATAVPLIVAVIYREWDMILPMVTVPIVLFLLGTLLVRIPREEREAPLSAALMAVALIWLIMALVSGLPFHLGIGVPYLDGVFEAMSGWTDTGLTVMRSIDEMPHTLLFWRSLMQWLGGLGIVAFTVAMASKSGLTQFRLYRSEGRSEALMPSVVATGIEMWKIYVVLTAASIGLILLSGVPVWDAVNIALVAIATGGFSVHAEGIPFYNNPLLELLIVPVMIAGALPFKIYYLIYRRRGARFIDDQQARLLFVLIAIGIVVITCDLVMLSELDLPTALHQALFMTAAAVSSTGFQVVSPNAWASVTVLFLAMLVLIGGSSGSTAGGIKLSRVVLGFQSLVWWFRRMFVSGKVLVPFRYEGRVIPKNVADLEISRNMLVIMLYLLIIFVSTILVMHLQPTSFDSSNVIFDVTSAMCNNGISTGFVSPDMDSAAKALFIFVMWIGRLEIIPVIMLFTGLFKRFD, encoded by the coding sequence ATGGATAGGATCGAGTGGTTCTCGATCATCGCACGTGACATCGGCAGCATCTTAAGGTTCGTTAGCGTTGCGACAGCGGTACCGCTGATTGTGGCGGTGATCTACCGGGAGTGGGATATGATCCTGCCCATGGTCACCGTGCCGATAGTCCTCTTTCTCCTGGGGACACTCCTGGTCAGGATTCCACGCGAGGAGCGGGAGGCGCCACTATCCGCTGCCCTGATGGCGGTTGCCCTGATCTGGCTCATCATGGCGCTGGTGAGCGGGCTGCCGTTCCACCTCGGGATCGGCGTTCCTTACCTCGACGGCGTCTTCGAGGCGATGTCCGGATGGACGGACACCGGTCTGACGGTTATGCGGTCGATCGATGAGATGCCCCACACGCTCCTTTTCTGGCGCTCACTGATGCAGTGGCTCGGCGGGCTTGGAATTGTCGCCTTCACAGTCGCGATGGCTTCAAAAAGCGGGCTGACACAGTTCCGCCTCTACCGCTCGGAAGGACGTTCGGAGGCGCTGATGCCAAGCGTCGTCGCGACCGGGATAGAGATGTGGAAGATCTACGTCGTCCTGACAGCCGCGTCGATCGGGCTCATCCTCCTCTCCGGGGTGCCAGTCTGGGACGCGGTTAACATCGCTCTTGTTGCGATCGCCACGGGAGGTTTCTCCGTTCACGCGGAGGGGATTCCGTTCTACAACAACCCCCTTCTTGAGCTCCTCATAGTCCCGGTGATGATCGCCGGTGCACTGCCTTTCAAGATCTACTACCTCATCTACCGGAGGAGAGGTGCACGGTTCATCGATGATCAGCAGGCGCGCCTCCTCTTCGTCTTAATCGCCATCGGGATCGTTGTGATCACCTGCGACCTTGTCATGCTCAGTGAACTCGATCTCCCCACGGCCCTCCATCAGGCGCTCTTCATGACCGCCGCAGCTGTATCCAGTACCGGGTTTCAAGTAGTCTCCCCGAACGCGTGGGCAAGCGTGACTGTTCTTTTCCTTGCGATGCTGGTGCTGATCGGCGGGTCTTCGGGGAGCACCGCGGGAGGTATCAAACTCTCCAGGGTGGTTCTGGGGTTCCAGAGCCTGGTCTGGTGGTTCCGGCGGATGTTCGTTTCGGGGAAGGTGCTTGTGCCGTTCAGGTATGAGGGGCGCGTGATCCCGAAGAACGTTGCCGATCTTGAGATCTCCCGGAACATGCTGGTCATAATGCTCTACCTCCTGATCATCTTTGTATCAACCATACTCGTGATGCACCTCCAGCCAACGTCTTTTGATTCGAGTAACGTGATCTTCGATGTTACCTCTGCAATGTGCAACAACGGTATCTCTACTGGTTTTGTCTCGCCGGATATGGACTCTGCAGCAAAGGCCCTCTTCATCTTTGTCATGTGGATAGGGCGTCTTGAGATCATCCCGGTGATAATGCTCTTTACGGGTCTCTTCAAGCGGTTCGATTGA
- a CDS encoding phosphoribulokinase — protein MPPSDFKRVIAESPYVFIIGVAGDSGSGKTTFTHAIREIFGEDLVSTITTDDYHKYDRQQRRELGITPLAPEANQLDLLEEHLAELKAGRAILKPVYNHNTGRFDPPVPFSPTKILIVEGLHPFLTPRLRALIDFKLYVDPDPGVKRTWKIRRDVEQRGYALEEVEREMEERKPDFERYVAPQCQYADAVIRVAFSKYGREASEKHNIYCVTITQSKLERSIGDVDLSIDLFPLLSLSERNFMVEFTLEEILGRKMGALTFDGELNDAVVRKLERNIEIQTQVEPIDLVEAGGYLTAGEVAQLILAWRIINRRIFIESGLKAVETEDGAASGNGACRSGRD, from the coding sequence ATGCCCCCATCCGATTTCAAGAGAGTCATCGCGGAGTCGCCATACGTCTTCATCATCGGTGTTGCTGGAGACAGTGGAAGCGGAAAGACAACGTTCACCCACGCCATCCGGGAGATCTTTGGCGAAGACCTGGTCTCCACCATAACAACTGACGATTACCACAAATACGACCGCCAGCAGCGCAGGGAACTCGGGATCACGCCGCTTGCGCCGGAAGCAAACCAGCTTGACCTGCTGGAGGAGCACCTTGCCGAACTGAAGGCTGGACGCGCGATCCTGAAACCGGTCTACAACCATAACACCGGCAGGTTCGATCCTCCTGTGCCTTTCAGCCCGACAAAGATCCTGATAGTGGAGGGGCTGCACCCCTTCCTCACCCCGCGACTCCGGGCGCTTATCGACTTCAAACTCTACGTCGACCCTGACCCCGGCGTCAAGCGCACCTGGAAGATCAGGCGCGACGTTGAGCAGCGGGGCTACGCCCTTGAAGAGGTCGAGAGAGAGATGGAGGAGCGTAAACCAGACTTTGAGCGCTACGTTGCGCCGCAGTGCCAGTATGCGGACGCCGTTATAAGGGTCGCCTTCTCGAAGTACGGCCGTGAGGCAAGCGAGAAGCATAACATCTACTGTGTCACCATCACCCAGAGCAAGTTAGAGAGAAGTATCGGCGATGTCGACCTCTCCATAGACCTCTTCCCTCTCCTCTCACTCTCAGAAAGGAACTTCATGGTTGAGTTCACGCTCGAGGAGATTTTGGGGAGAAAGATGGGGGCGCTCACGTTCGATGGAGAATTAAACGACGCTGTGGTGCGGAAACTGGAGAGGAACATTGAGATCCAGACACAGGTGGAGCCCATAGACCTGGTCGAGGCGGGGGGTTACCTGACGGCCGGGGAGGTGGCCCAGCTCATCCTTGCCTGGCGGATCATCAATCGGCGCATCTTCATCGAAAGTGGCCTTAAAGCGGTCGAAACTGAGGATGGGGCCGCAAGCGGAAACGGTGCCTGCAGGTCCGGCCGGGACTGA
- a CDS encoding FprA family A-type flavoprotein, whose product MAAREIVSGVFAVGAIDWDRRLFDELIPLPNGTTYNSYLVRGSEKTALIDTVDPTKTSELIANLESLGVDKIDYLIASHAEQDHSGSIPAVLEKFADAKVVTNQKCRDLLAALLHLPEERFIVIDDGGTLDLGGKTLEFIIAPWVHWPETMLTYLVEDRVLFPCDLFGSHYATSSLYVPDECAVYEAAKRYYAEIMMPFRASIRGHLEKLATREIEIIAPSHGPVHRRPAFIIDAYRDWTGDAVKNMVVLPYVSMHGSTQAMVDHLLDALINRGIPVQPFNLTKTDTGDLAKALVDAATIVIGAPTVIFGPHPQVVYAAYLANLLRPKTRYATVIGSYGWGGKTVDTIKGMLDRLKVEVLEPVYIRGYPTAEDFAALDRLADEIERKHREAGLIST is encoded by the coding sequence ATGGCCGCGCGTGAGATTGTGTCGGGCGTCTTTGCCGTCGGCGCAATCGACTGGGACCGCCGACTCTTTGATGAACTTATCCCGCTCCCCAACGGTACCACCTACAACAGTTACCTGGTGCGGGGCAGCGAGAAGACGGCGCTGATCGATACCGTCGACCCGACAAAGACCAGTGAACTCATCGCGAACCTGGAGAGTCTTGGTGTCGATAAGATAGACTATCTCATCGCCAGCCACGCCGAGCAGGACCACTCAGGATCTATACCGGCAGTGCTTGAGAAGTTCGCTGACGCGAAGGTTGTGACAAACCAGAAGTGCCGCGACCTCCTGGCCGCTCTCCTGCATCTCCCGGAAGAGAGGTTCATAGTCATCGACGACGGCGGCACCCTTGACCTGGGCGGTAAGACACTGGAGTTCATCATTGCTCCCTGGGTCCACTGGCCGGAGACGATGCTGACCTATCTCGTGGAGGATCGCGTCCTATTCCCCTGTGACCTCTTCGGTTCGCACTACGCGACAAGTTCGCTCTACGTCCCTGACGAGTGCGCGGTCTACGAGGCTGCAAAACGGTATTACGCCGAGATCATGATGCCGTTCCGGGCGAGCATCAGGGGGCACCTTGAGAAACTCGCGACGCGCGAGATAGAGATCATTGCACCGAGCCACGGCCCCGTTCACAGGAGACCGGCGTTCATAATCGATGCTTACAGGGACTGGACGGGCGATGCCGTGAAGAACATGGTGGTGCTCCCCTACGTCTCCATGCACGGGAGCACGCAGGCCATGGTCGACCATCTTCTTGACGCCCTGATAAACCGGGGTATCCCGGTTCAGCCGTTCAACCTCACAAAGACCGATACAGGCGATCTCGCAAAAGCACTCGTGGACGCCGCAACGATCGTGATAGGGGCGCCGACGGTCATCTTCGGCCCACACCCGCAGGTGGTGTATGCGGCATACCTTGCAAACCTGCTCCGCCCGAAGACGCGCTACGCCACGGTGATCGGCTCCTATGGCTGGGGTGGGAAGACGGTTGATACCATAAAAGGGATGCTTGACCGACTCAAGGTTGAGGTTCTGGAACCGGTCTATATCAGGGGTTACCCGACCGCGGAGGATTTTGCCGCGCTCGACCGGCTTGCCGATGAGATCGAGAGGAAACACAGGGAAGCAGGGCTAATCTCCACCTGA
- the nfi gene encoding deoxyribonuclease V (cleaves DNA at apurinic or apyrimidinic sites), whose product MEIRETHPFDLTSAEAIRLQERLRAQIHLSGDIHDVSFVAGADASYTKGSDVIHAVVVVLRYPDLTVVERVSVSVVTGFPYIPGLLAFREGPALIEAFRRVRSEPDVIFFDGHGIAHPRGIGIASHMGLLLDRPSIGVAKSLLTGSAAKPGFMRGSMTPILRDGETIGMAVRTKEWAKPVYVSVGHRISLEAAVDLVLATARGYRLPEPTRQAHLLSNAVRKES is encoded by the coding sequence ATGGAGATCAGAGAGACGCATCCCTTCGACCTGACGTCGGCGGAAGCAATTCGCCTCCAGGAGAGACTCAGGGCGCAGATCCACCTCTCGGGAGATATCCATGACGTATCCTTCGTGGCCGGCGCCGACGCCTCCTACACGAAGGGTTCAGACGTCATCCACGCGGTCGTCGTCGTTCTCCGTTACCCAGATCTCACCGTCGTCGAGCGGGTCTCTGTGAGCGTCGTGACAGGGTTTCCCTACATCCCCGGTCTCCTGGCCTTTCGGGAGGGGCCGGCTCTCATCGAGGCGTTCAGACGGGTTCGTTCCGAGCCGGATGTCATCTTCTTCGACGGTCATGGGATCGCCCACCCCCGCGGCATCGGCATCGCAAGCCATATGGGGCTGCTGCTCGATCGGCCCTCGATAGGGGTGGCAAAGAGCCTGCTTACAGGTTCTGCGGCAAAACCTGGATTTATGAGAGGTTCGATGACCCCCATACTCCGTGACGGTGAGACGATCGGGATGGCGGTGCGAACGAAAGAATGGGCAAAACCCGTCTATGTATCGGTGGGTCACCGGATCTCGCTTGAGGCGGCGGTTGACCTGGTTCTCGCGACCGCCCGCGGCTACAGGCTCCCGGAACCGACCCGGCAGGCTCATCTCCTCTCGAACGCCGTCCGGAAGGAGTCGTGA
- a CDS encoding rubredoxin — translation MARWACSVCDYEYVEEAGDPATGIPPGTLFEDLPDDWRCPRCSAGKEAFVRASEEEEMNEEDYP, via the coding sequence ATGGCACGATGGGCATGCAGTGTCTGTGATTACGAGTATGTCGAGGAGGCGGGGGACCCGGCCACCGGGATACCGCCGGGAACGCTTTTCGAGGATCTTCCCGACGACTGGCGGTGTCCCCGTTGCAGCGCGGGAAAGGAGGCGTTTGTGCGGGCGAGCGAAGAGGAGGAGATGAATGAAGAAGACTACCCCTGA
- a CDS encoding thiamine pyrophosphate-binding protein, protein MKKTTPEGGAVTVADVLVSELAAWGITLYFGIPGSSSLPLVDAVRKYPDARYIVVRHEQTAALAASAYNKFTGKIAVCLTIAGRGATNLATGLYDAKEDRASVLALSGQAQAQYTGPGGIQEIDQDAFFRPIAVFNNTVAIRRRRSNS, encoded by the coding sequence ATGAAGAAGACTACCCCTGAAGGGGGCGCCGTGACCGTGGCTGATGTGCTGGTCTCGGAACTCGCGGCCTGGGGGATCACCCTCTACTTCGGTATCCCCGGCTCATCGTCGCTCCCGCTCGTGGACGCGGTCAGGAAGTACCCGGACGCACGCTACATCGTCGTCCGGCACGAGCAGACTGCGGCGCTGGCCGCCTCGGCCTACAACAAGTTCACGGGGAAGATCGCCGTCTGCCTGACCATCGCCGGCCGCGGGGCGACGAACCTCGCCACCGGTTTGTATGACGCGAAAGAGGATCGGGCGAGTGTGCTTGCGCTCTCCGGGCAGGCGCAGGCGCAGTACACCGGCCCCGGCGGCATCCAGGAGATCGACCAGGATGCGTTCTTCCGTCCCATCGCGGTCTTCAACAACACCGTCGCGATCCGTCGACGGCGGTCAAACTCCTGA
- a CDS encoding thiamine pyrophosphate-dependent enzyme, translating into MAVRYDLPIVVVIMSNHKLAMIREEQREANYPPYGIDLTNPDFAAYAESCGGAGIRVARPQDLADAVLRAVRMNKPVVIDIETDPKRFE; encoded by the coding sequence ATGGCGGTCAGGTACGATCTCCCCATCGTCGTCGTGATCATGAGCAACCACAAACTTGCCATGATCCGGGAGGAGCAGCGGGAGGCGAACTACCCTCCCTACGGCATCGACCTTACGAATCCGGATTTCGCTGCGTATGCGGAGTCCTGCGGCGGTGCCGGGATACGGGTGGCCCGCCCGCAGGATCTCGCGGATGCCGTTCTCCGGGCGGTGCGGATGAATAAGCCGGTCGTCATTGATATCGAGACCGACCCGAAACGGTTCGAGTGA
- a CDS encoding MIP/aquaporin family protein — MTTSLGKRCVAEAVGTFILVFFGTGAAIVTLMLAAGTTPATSFNIGIGALGGLGDWLAIGLAFGIAVGGSIYAFGRISGCHINPAVTIALFATRRLPGRDVVPYIAAQLVGAAAASLLFAWTVGPDAVTIGGLGATTPFPGIGYLQAIVIEAVGTFLLMLVIMGAAVDERASPGFAGLVVGLAVAGIITTIGNLTGASINPARTFGPYLGDWLLAGQNLWEFFPIYIIGPIVGAVLAAFLYDYLCGG, encoded by the coding sequence ATGACTACATCTCTTGGAAAACGATGCGTCGCCGAGGCCGTCGGGACGTTCATCCTGGTCTTCTTTGGAACCGGCGCCGCGATCGTCACACTGATGCTCGCCGCGGGGACGACCCCGGCGACCTCCTTCAACATAGGGATCGGGGCGCTCGGGGGGCTCGGCGACTGGCTCGCCATAGGGCTCGCCTTCGGCATCGCCGTCGGCGGGTCGATCTACGCCTTCGGGCGAATATCGGGCTGCCACATCAACCCGGCAGTGACAATAGCCCTCTTTGCGACACGCCGGCTCCCCGGCCGCGACGTCGTCCCGTACATCGCCGCGCAACTCGTCGGCGCCGCGGCAGCAAGCCTGCTCTTTGCCTGGACCGTCGGCCCGGATGCCGTAACCATCGGGGGCCTCGGGGCGACGACACCGTTCCCCGGCATCGGCTACCTGCAGGCAATCGTCATCGAAGCAGTCGGGACGTTCCTTTTGATGCTTGTCATCATGGGCGCCGCCGTCGACGAGCGGGCCTCGCCGGGCTTTGCCGGGCTTGTGGTGGGTCTCGCGGTCGCGGGCATCATCACGACGATCGGGAACCTGACCGGCGCATCGATAAACCCCGCCCGTACGTTCGGCCCCTACCTCGGGGACTGGCTGCTTGCCGGTCAGAACCTCTGGGAGTTCTTCCCGATCTACATCATCGGCCCCATCGTCGGTGCGGTGCTCGCCGCGTTCCTCTACGATTACCTCTGCGGCGGATGA
- a CDS encoding DUF2180 family protein encodes MKCYYCALEGKDSEAVAICIVCGMGLCMEHAIRKDVDVWEGGYPLPSKRVKAPLPRILCPACYNSLYGK; translated from the coding sequence ATGAAGTGCTACTACTGCGCCCTTGAGGGGAAGGATAGCGAGGCGGTGGCGATCTGCATCGTCTGTGGGATGGGGCTCTGCATGGAGCACGCGATCAGAAAGGACGTCGACGTCTGGGAGGGCGGTTACCCGCTCCCCAGCAAGCGCGTGAAGGCTCCGCTGCCGCGGATCCTCTGTCCCGCGTGTTACAACTCCCTGTATGGGAAATAA
- a CDS encoding DUF2193 domain-containing protein, translating into MRELYEKMINEAMTAQWADVETIKAKRGQKFVLADTKPYVDAVRKMTAIGDQSRAVIDLHKNSVVSHAEVLQSLTTTVRPEDDPFVEHYQTPVVLEILKSQDEAFEKSVDAFTEAVADAEARIGLEAVRRYGGFYGPTCVVDFALIPGSTSNVVNRVLQKADIPVEHKRAILAAKSWGMNTSYGFGDTFAHALEEGATPGEATAKEVEIMQKIYREPIEAQVELMDAAGMTSFDARKYMSEYRRRMEPTVRAAVDDGVHYANILTVPAYSVGDVAHHIAQSTFNMCKDDVVMAIIEAVTGVMESSLRNSLDAYKSYWDVLSVATGASAAATEYILELDALNAPMVVDLLTKRFHNYVLAYPARGAAAELHNCDFMDMIYRGWKLIDKARKNRNGADEPLTPTVGKYPVDLSPIHANEVLMNPQWYAYPACAITVRFSALMRLADYPCLLTSEPVTATMMTNIIALEKATAAAPVRACKSCATTSLVDQRQHYCQWKEAI; encoded by the coding sequence ATGAGAGAACTCTACGAGAAGATGATCAACGAGGCCATGACCGCCCAGTGGGCGGACGTGGAGACGATAAAGGCAAAACGCGGCCAGAAGTTCGTCCTCGCGGACACGAAACCCTACGTCGATGCCGTCCGGAAGATGACGGCGATAGGCGACCAGAGCCGGGCGGTCATCGACCTGCACAAAAACTCGGTCGTCTCGCATGCCGAGGTCCTGCAAAGCCTCACGACGACCGTCCGCCCCGAAGACGATCCCTTCGTCGAGCATTACCAGACACCCGTGGTGCTCGAGATCCTCAAAAGCCAGGACGAGGCGTTCGAAAAGAGCGTCGACGCCTTCACGGAGGCGGTCGCGGACGCGGAGGCCAGGATCGGCCTTGAAGCGGTGCGGCGCTACGGCGGGTTCTATGGGCCCACCTGCGTCGTCGACTTCGCGCTGATCCCGGGCAGCACGAGCAACGTGGTGAACCGGGTGCTCCAGAAGGCCGATATACCGGTCGAACACAAGCGGGCGATCCTCGCCGCCAAATCGTGGGGAATGAACACTTCCTACGGGTTCGGGGACACCTTCGCCCATGCCCTCGAGGAGGGCGCCACCCCCGGCGAGGCGACGGCGAAAGAGGTCGAGATCATGCAAAAGATCTACCGCGAGCCGATCGAGGCCCAGGTGGAACTGATGGATGCGGCGGGAATGACGTCCTTTGATGCGCGGAAGTACATGAGCGAGTACCGGCGGCGGATGGAGCCGACGGTTCGCGCCGCCGTCGACGACGGCGTCCACTACGCGAACATCCTGACGGTGCCCGCCTACAGCGTCGGCGACGTCGCGCACCACATCGCGCAGTCGACCTTCAACATGTGCAAGGACGACGTCGTCATGGCGATCATCGAGGCGGTCACCGGGGTGATGGAGTCGTCGCTACGAAACTCGCTTGACGCCTACAAGAGTTACTGGGACGTCCTCTCGGTCGCAACCGGCGCGTCCGCCGCCGCTACCGAGTACATCCTCGAACTCGACGCGCTCAACGCTCCCATGGTCGTCGACCTCCTCACAAAGAGGTTCCACAACTACGTCCTCGCCTACCCGGCCCGGGGAGCGGCGGCGGAACTCCACAACTGCGACTTCATGGACATGATCTACCGCGGGTGGAAACTCATCGACAAAGCGCGGAAGAACCGGAACGGCGCCGACGAGCCCCTGACCCCGACGGTCGGCAAGTATCCCGTCGACCTCTCGCCCATCCACGCAAACGAGGTGCTGATGAACCCGCAATGGTACGCCTACCCGGCCTGCGCCATAACCGTCCGGTTCTCCGCCCTGATGCGCCTCGCCGACTACCCGTGCCTCCTGACGAGCGAACCCGTGACCGCGACGATGATGACGAACATCATAGCTCTGGAGAAGGCGACGGCCGCCGCTCCGGTGCGGGCATGCAAGAGCTGCGCCACGACGAGCCTTGTCGACCAGAGGCAGCATTACTGCCAGTGGAAAGAGGCGATCTGA
- the fen gene encoding flap endonuclease-1 encodes MGVAIRDILVDCREPVSWDDLSGIAAVDAHNALYQFLSIIRQPDGTPLMNGKGRVTSHLSGILFRTANFLEKGIRPVFVFDGKPPELKQETINERRKHRAMADEAWKMALQEGDLEEAYRQASASARIDAHILESSRELLDLLGIPWLEAPSEGEAQAAWMVRKGSAAYVVSQDYDSLLFGAPVLVRNLTVSGRRRVRGRMVTVNPERIVLSSLLNRLGLTREQLIEIGILAGTDFNPGVRGIGAKKALKIVQKGEFESVIAEKQPDFNPAQITDFFLNPPVTDDYTLEWSAPDIEGVVEMLCGRYDFSEERVRSALTRVSVKATQKTLDAWF; translated from the coding sequence ATGGGCGTTGCTATCCGTGATATCCTGGTGGATTGCAGGGAACCGGTGTCGTGGGATGACCTATCCGGCATAGCCGCAGTGGACGCTCATAACGCGCTCTACCAGTTCCTCTCCATAATCCGCCAGCCAGACGGGACGCCGCTTATGAACGGTAAGGGTAGGGTAACATCGCACCTCTCCGGGATCCTGTTCCGGACGGCCAACTTCCTGGAGAAGGGTATCCGGCCGGTCTTTGTCTTCGATGGGAAGCCGCCGGAGTTAAAACAGGAGACGATCAACGAACGGCGGAAACACCGGGCGATGGCTGATGAAGCCTGGAAGATGGCGCTCCAGGAGGGTGATCTGGAGGAGGCCTACCGTCAGGCAAGCGCCTCCGCCCGTATCGATGCACATATACTTGAGTCTTCACGTGAACTTCTCGACCTGCTCGGCATCCCCTGGCTTGAGGCGCCGAGCGAGGGTGAGGCGCAGGCGGCCTGGATGGTACGGAAGGGAAGCGCCGCCTACGTGGTGTCCCAGGACTACGACTCGCTCCTCTTTGGCGCTCCTGTGCTGGTGCGCAACCTCACGGTAAGCGGTAGGCGGAGGGTCAGGGGACGGATGGTCACGGTTAACCCCGAGAGGATAGTCCTCTCATCCCTCCTCAACCGCCTGGGTCTCACCAGGGAGCAGCTCATCGAGATCGGCATCCTGGCAGGAACGGACTTCAACCCCGGGGTCCGTGGCATAGGTGCCAAAAAAGCCCTGAAAATTGTTCAAAAAGGGGAGTTTGAGTCGGTTATAGCCGAGAAGCAGCCCGATTTCAACCCTGCTCAAATCACGGACTTTTTCCTCAACCCGCCGGTCACCGATGACTACACCCTTGAGTGGAGCGCCCCTGATATCGAGGGTGTTGTTGAGATGCTCTGCGGTCGCTATGACTTCTCCGAGGAACGGGTCAGGAGCGCTCTCACCAGGGTCTCGGTGAAGGCAACGCAGAAGACGCTGGACGCCTGGTTCTGA
- a CDS encoding presenilin family intramembrane aspartyl protease PSH has protein sequence MQIRNWLPFLGMPLMLLFVQIVAIILVMPMQAVGLVAFEDPESVANPLIFIGLLLVFTVILLILIRLGGRRIIAVFIGFALFMTFVYIFGALFSLTHGATAATAAAALIGAGAATALLYLYPEWYVIDTLGVLISAGIASIFGISLAILPVLVLLVLLAVYDAISVYRTKHMITLAEGVLETRAPIMVVVPKRKDYSFRKEGLQIAEGEERGAFVMGMGDLIMPSILVVSSHVFVDAPPAIWVLSAPTLGAMIGSLAGFAVLLYFVNRGNPQAGLPPLNGGTIAGFLIGAALAGSFGWLSL, from the coding sequence ATGCAGATACGCAACTGGCTACCCTTTCTTGGAATGCCCCTGATGCTCCTTTTTGTCCAGATCGTCGCCATCATCCTTGTCATGCCCATGCAGGCGGTGGGACTTGTGGCGTTTGAAGATCCGGAATCGGTGGCAAACCCCCTGATCTTTATCGGGTTGCTGCTCGTCTTCACGGTGATCCTGCTCATCCTGATCCGTCTGGGTGGAAGGAGGATAATCGCCGTTTTCATCGGCTTTGCACTGTTTATGACATTTGTATACATCTTCGGTGCGCTATTTTCCCTTACCCACGGGGCAACCGCGGCAACCGCGGCCGCGGCGCTCATCGGTGCCGGAGCGGCAACCGCGCTCCTCTACCTGTATCCTGAGTGGTATGTTATCGATACCCTGGGCGTTCTGATCTCAGCCGGAATCGCATCCATCTTCGGGATATCCCTGGCGATACTGCCGGTGCTCGTGTTGCTCGTTCTGCTCGCAGTCTACGACGCCATCTCCGTCTACCGGACAAAACACATGATCACGCTTGCAGAGGGCGTCCTGGAGACCAGGGCCCCGATCATGGTTGTGGTGCCAAAGAGAAAGGATTACTCTTTCAGAAAAGAGGGACTGCAGATCGCGGAGGGAGAGGAGCGCGGTGCGTTCGTAATGGGGATGGGCGACCTCATCATGCCCTCTATCCTGGTGGTCTCTTCACACGTCTTCGTCGACGCGCCCCCGGCCATCTGGGTTTTATCCGCACCGACGCTCGGCGCGATGATTGGATCGCTTGCCGGGTTCGCTGTACTCCTGTACTTTGTCAACCGGGGCAACCCCCAGGCCGGACTTCCGCCCTTAAACGGGGGGACTATTGCCGGGTTTCTGATTGGAGCGGCCCTCGCAGGCTCGTTTGGGTGGCTTTCGCTCTGA